CAAGTCGGGCAACCTGCTGTGGCCACAGGTCACGGGACAGCTCGGCGTGCAGCGCGAGCGCGCATCCGAAGTCAGCACACAGGTGCCGGGCGGCCAGCTGCTCACGCTGTACAACGCCTCGGTCAACGTCAGCTACAACCTCGACGTGTTCGGCGGTTCGCGCCGGCAGATCGAAGGCGAACAGGCCGCGGTGGAAGCGCAGCGCTACCAGGTCGAGGCGGTCTACCTCACGCTGACCTCGAACCTCGTCACCACAGCCATCCGCGAAGCCTCGCTGCGCGCGCAGCTGCAGGCCGTGCGCGAGGTGCTGCAGGCGCAGCGCGAGCAGCTGAACGTGATCGAAAAGCAGTTCGACACCGGCGCGATCGCGAAGTCGATCGTGCTGCAGCAGCGCACGCAGGTCGCGCAGACGGAGGCCACAGTGCCGCCCATCGAGAAATCGCTCGCGCAAACGCGTCACCAGCTCGCGGTGTTCGCGGGCCGGCTGCCGTCCGAAGCGGGCCTGCCCGAGTTCGACCTGGCAAGCCTCTCGCTGCCGCAGGCGCTGCCGCTGTCTCTGCCCTCCGAGCTCGCGCGCCAGCGCCCCGACGTGCGTGCCAGCGAAGCGCAGCTGCACCAGGCCAGCGCGGCAGTTGGCGTGGCCACGGCCAACCTCTATCCACAGATCCAGCTGAGCGCCAGCTACGGCAACAGCGCCTTGCGGGCGCGCGACCTGTTCACCGGCCCGACCACCCTGTGGAACATCGGCGCCGGGCTCACGCAGCCGATCTTCAACGGCGGCGCCCTGCGCGCGCAGCAGCGCGCGGCGGTCGCGGCCTACGACTCGGCGGCGGCGCAGTACCGCAACACCGTGCTCGGCGCCTTCCAGAACGTAGCCGATGCCTTGCGCGCGCTGGAACTCGACGCCAACGCCCTGCAGACCCAGGCCACGGCCGAATCCCTTGCAAGGCAGTCGCTCGACCTGTCGACCGCGCAGTTCCGCGCCGGCGCGGTGAGCTACGTCACGCTGCTCACCGCGCAGCAGGCCTGGCTGCAGACGCACACCGCGCTGGTGCAGGCGCAGGCCGCGCGCTATGCCGACACCGCCGCCCTCTTCCAGGCGCTTGGCGGCGGCTGGTGGAACCGCGGCGCGCTGGCCGATGCGGTGATCGCGCCGGGGCAGCCGGTGGCACAGCCCGCCGCACAGAACTGACCGAATACCTCCATCAAATAACACGAAGAAAAGCCTACCTATGACCCGGAGAATGATCATCATGATCGGCTGCGTACTGCTGCTGGTCGCCGTGCTCGCGTTCGGCAAGTTCATGCAGATCCGCGCGCTGATCGCGGCCGTGCCCAAGCCGGCGCCGCAGACCGTGTCGACGGCCCAGGTGCAGAAGCTGCAGTGGCAGACGCAGTTCACCGCAGTCGGCACGCTGAACCCGGTGCGCGGCGCCGACCTCAGCACCGAAGTGGCGGGCCTGGTGCGCACAGTGCACTTCAAGTCCGGCCAGGACGTGAAGGCCGGCGCGCTGCTGGTCGAGCTCAATGCCGACTCCGACATCGCCCTGCTGCATTCGGCCGAAGCCGCCGCCGCGCAGGCCGCCACCGTGCTCAAGCGCGACCAGGCGCAGCTGGCTGTGCAGGCCGTGAGCCAGGCGCAGATCGACGCGGACGTCAACGACCTGAAAGCCAAGCGCGCGCAGGTCGAGCAGCAGGCGGCCGTGGTGGCGAAGAAGTCGATTCGCGCACCCTTCTCGGGCCGCTTGGGTATCACCGCGCTGAACCCGGGCCAGTACGTGAACGCAGGCGACAAGCTCGTGACGCTGCAGACGCTGGACCCGATCTACGCCGACTTCTCGCTGCCGCAGCAGCAGCTCGCGGGCCTCGCGGTGGGCCAGGTGGTGAACCTGACTGTCGACACCTTCCCGGGCCAGAGCTTCACCGGCAAGATCAACGCGATCAGCCCGAAGGTAGATTCCACCACGCGCAACGTGCAGGTCGAGGCCACGGTGACGAACCCCAAGCTGCTGCTGCTGCCCGGCATGTTCGCGAACGTGAAGATCGACATCGGCGGCGTGCAGGAGCAACTGACGCTGCCCTCCACCGCCGTGACCTACAACCCGTATGGCTCCACGGTGTACGTGGTGAAGGAAGCCGAGCCGCCCAAGGCTGGTGCTGCCGGTGCTGCAGGTACGCCGGCCCCCGCGGCCAACCCGTCGGGCAAGCCGCAGCTCATCGCCGAGCAGGTCTTCATCGAGACCGGCCCGACGCGCGGCGACCAGATCTCCATCGTCAAGGGGCTGAAAGCCGGCCAGGTGGTGGTGAGCAGCGGACAGAACAAGCTGAAGAACGGCTCGCCCGTGACGGTGGACAACAGCGTGCAGCCCACCAACGATGCGGCGCCGACGCCGCAGGAAAAGTGAGGCAGCCCGCATGAACTTCACCGACATCTTCATCCGCCGGCCCGTGCTGGCGATGGTGGTGAGCCTGCTGATCGTGGTGCTGGGGCTGCGCGCGCTGACCGGCCTGCCGGTCAACCAGTATCCGAAGACCG
This is a stretch of genomic DNA from Variovorax paradoxus. It encodes these proteins:
- a CDS encoding efflux RND transporter periplasmic adaptor subunit, producing the protein MIGCVLLLVAVLAFGKFMQIRALIAAVPKPAPQTVSTAQVQKLQWQTQFTAVGTLNPVRGADLSTEVAGLVRTVHFKSGQDVKAGALLVELNADSDIALLHSAEAAAAQAATVLKRDQAQLAVQAVSQAQIDADVNDLKAKRAQVEQQAAVVAKKSIRAPFSGRLGITALNPGQYVNAGDKLVTLQTLDPIYADFSLPQQQLAGLAVGQVVNLTVDTFPGQSFTGKINAISPKVDSTTRNVQVEATVTNPKLLLLPGMFANVKIDIGGVQEQLTLPSTAVTYNPYGSTVYVVKEAEPPKAGAAGAAGTPAPAANPSGKPQLIAEQVFIETGPTRGDQISIVKGLKAGQVVVSSGQNKLKNGSPVTVDNSVQPTNDAAPTPQEK
- a CDS encoding efflux transporter outer membrane subunit, giving the protein MLGAVLLLLSACAVGPDFKTPDLPAAASGADYTPAPVPARTAQANVPAGQSQELLAGRDIPAQWWDVFRSEPLDQLIRASLAQSPTLASAQAALRQAEATYDAKSGNLLWPQVTGQLGVQRERASEVSTQVPGGQLLTLYNASVNVSYNLDVFGGSRRQIEGEQAAVEAQRYQVEAVYLTLTSNLVTTAIREASLRAQLQAVREVLQAQREQLNVIEKQFDTGAIAKSIVLQQRTQVAQTEATVPPIEKSLAQTRHQLAVFAGRLPSEAGLPEFDLASLSLPQALPLSLPSELARQRPDVRASEAQLHQASAAVGVATANLYPQIQLSASYGNSALRARDLFTGPTTLWNIGAGLTQPIFNGGALRAQQRAAVAAYDSAAAQYRNTVLGAFQNVADALRALELDANALQTQATAESLARQSLDLSTAQFRAGAVSYVTLLTAQQAWLQTHTALVQAQAARYADTAALFQALGGGWWNRGALADAVIAPGQPVAQPAAQN